In bacterium 336/3, the following proteins share a genomic window:
- a CDS encoding ATP F0F1 synthase subunit alpha (produces ATP from ADP in the presence of a proton gradient across the membrane; the alpha chain is a catalytic subunit) — translation MNINVRPDEVSAILREQLSNVKTEAELEEVGTVLQVGDGVARIYGLTKVQAGELLEFENGVRALALNLEEDNVGAVLMEAGEVKEGDTVRRTKKIASIKVGESMLGRVVNTLGLPIDGKGDLLGELFDMPLERKAPGVIYRQPVNEPLQTGIKAIDAMIPIGRGQRELIIGDRQTGKTAIIIDTIINQKEFYDRGEPVYCIYVACGQKASTVAQVMRALEKGGALPYTIVVAATAADPAPMQFFAPFTGAAIGEFFRDTGRPALVVFDDLSKQAVAYREVSLLLRRPPGREAYPGDVFYLHSRLLERAAKINASDEVAKNMNDLPESLKGKVKGGGSLTALPIIETQAGDVSAYIPTNVISITDGQIFLESNLFNAGIRPAINVGISVSRVGGNAQIKSMKKVAGTLKLDQAQFRELEAFAKFGSDLDAATKLVIDRGRRNLEILKQPQYSPVSVEDQVAIIYVGTQGCLDKVPVDKVKEFEKEFLRMMRAEHKDVLANLQKGKFEDADTAKMKELALRLAKNY, via the coding sequence CTGGTGAGTTATTAGAGTTTGAAAATGGTGTAAGAGCCTTAGCTTTAAACTTAGAAGAAGATAACGTAGGTGCTGTATTGATGGAAGCTGGTGAGGTGAAAGAAGGCGATACTGTACGTCGTACCAAAAAGATTGCAAGTATCAAGGTTGGAGAGTCAATGCTTGGAAGAGTTGTCAATACTTTAGGTCTGCCTATTGACGGAAAAGGTGATTTGCTAGGTGAGCTGTTTGATATGCCTTTAGAGCGTAAAGCTCCTGGGGTAATTTATCGCCAGCCCGTAAATGAGCCTCTTCAAACAGGTATCAAAGCGATTGATGCGATGATTCCCATTGGTAGAGGTCAAAGAGAGCTTATCATTGGTGACCGTCAAACTGGTAAAACAGCTATCATCATTGATACAATCATCAACCAAAAAGAATTTTACGATAGAGGAGAGCCTGTATATTGTATCTACGTAGCTTGCGGACAAAAAGCATCTACAGTAGCTCAAGTTATGAGAGCTTTGGAAAAAGGTGGAGCTTTGCCTTACACTATTGTTGTAGCTGCTACAGCTGCTGACCCTGCTCCAATGCAATTCTTTGCTCCTTTTACAGGTGCAGCTATTGGCGAATTCTTCCGTGATACAGGAAGACCTGCTTTAGTGGTATTTGATGACCTTTCTAAACAAGCTGTTGCGTATCGTGAGGTATCTCTTCTTCTTAGAAGACCTCCAGGACGTGAAGCTTACCCAGGTGACGTTTTCTACTTACACTCTCGTTTGCTAGAACGTGCTGCTAAAATCAATGCTTCTGATGAAGTGGCAAAGAATATGAATGACCTTCCTGAGTCTTTGAAAGGCAAAGTGAAAGGTGGTGGTTCATTGACTGCATTGCCTATCATCGAAACACAAGCTGGTGACGTTTCTGCTTATATTCCTACCAACGTAATTTCAATTACAGATGGTCAGATATTCTTGGAATCTAACTTGTTCAACGCAGGTATCCGTCCTGCTATCAACGTGGGTATTTCGGTAAGCCGTGTGGGTGGTAACGCTCAAATCAAATCTATGAAGAAAGTAGCGGGTACATTGAAACTTGACCAAGCTCAATTCCGTGAATTAGAGGCTTTTGCTAAATTTGGTTCTGATTTAGATGCTGCAACCAAACTAGTTATTGATAGAGGTAGAAGAAACCTTGAAATCTTGAAACAACCTCAATATTCTCCAGTGTCTGTAGAAGACCAAGTAGCAATTATTTATGTAGGTACACAAGGTTGCTTGGATAAAGTACCTGTGGATAAAGTAAAAGAATTTGAAAAAGAATTCTTACGCATGATGCGTGCTGAACATAAAGATGTACTTGCAAACCTTCAAAAAGGTAAATTTGAAGATGCAGATACAGCCAAAATGAAAGAATTGGCTTTGCGTTTAGCAAAAAATTATTAA
- a CDS encoding sugar kinase produces the protein MSLTIIGTVAFDAIETPFGKTDKIIGGAATYASLAASYLTKKVNLVGVVGDDFPQESIDMLKNHGVNTEGLQIKQGEKSFFWAGKYHNDMNSRDTLATELNVLADFDPIIPESYQDTEFLMLGNLTPTIQRTVVERMKKRPKLILMDTMNFWMDIAWDELMKTLKLVDVLSINDEEARQLSKEYSLVKAARKILEMGPKVLIIKKGEHGALLFNKTQVFFAPALPLEDVFDPTGAGDTFAGGFIGYLAKTGDISFENMKNAIIYGSALASLCVEKFGTERLQNLRPYEVEDRIKEFIDLVQFEITIG, from the coding sequence ATGAGTTTAACAATTATTGGTACAGTAGCTTTTGATGCTATTGAAACACCCTTTGGAAAAACTGATAAAATTATAGGCGGAGCAGCTACTTATGCCTCATTAGCAGCATCTTATTTAACTAAAAAAGTAAATTTGGTAGGCGTAGTAGGTGATGATTTTCCTCAAGAAAGCATTGATATGCTGAAAAATCATGGCGTAAATACAGAAGGATTGCAAATTAAGCAAGGTGAAAAATCTTTCTTCTGGGCTGGAAAGTACCACAACGACATGAACAGCCGTGATACACTTGCCACAGAACTCAATGTACTTGCTGATTTTGACCCAATTATCCCTGAAAGCTACCAAGATACAGAGTTTTTGATGTTGGGTAATTTGACACCTACCATTCAAAGAACGGTGGTGGAAAGAATGAAAAAACGTCCCAAATTGATTTTGATGGATACCATGAATTTCTGGATGGATATTGCTTGGGACGAATTGATGAAAACCTTGAAATTGGTAGATGTACTTTCTATCAATGACGAAGAGGCTCGTCAGCTTTCTAAAGAGTATTCGCTTGTAAAAGCTGCTCGTAAAATTTTAGAAATGGGACCTAAAGTGTTGATTATCAAGAAAGGTGAGCATGGTGCTTTACTTTTCAATAAAACACAGGTGTTTTTTGCTCCTGCATTGCCTTTGGAAGACGTTTTTGACCCGACAGGTGCTGGTGATACTTTTGCTGGTGGTTTTATTGGATATTTGGCAAAAACAGGTGATATTTCTTTTGAAAACATGAAAAATGCTATCATTTATGGCTCTGCTTTGGCTTCACTTTGTGTAGAGAAATTTGGTACAGAACGCCTCCAAAATCTACGCCCCTACGAAGTAGAAGACAGAATTAAAGAATTTATTGATTTGGTTCAGTTTGAAATAACAATTGGCTAA
- a CDS encoding pseudouridylate synthase encodes MPKLSFEDLIIFENDDFVLINKPPLMATLDERTEDRKTTSIIALLRNYEPTYQICHRLDKETSGVLAIAKHPEAYRHLAMAFERRKVQKVYHAVSEGIHNFEAQEATFPILKLSKKGMVTIDFKEGMKSHTTFQTLRHIGNFTLIEAKPHTGRMHQIRIHLKALKAPIVADEMYGGQFVFLSEFKKKFKINKDADELPIIQRVALHAFGLGFEGMNGEQIYQEASYPKDFAVLVKLLEKYA; translated from the coding sequence ATGCCTAAATTAAGTTTTGAAGACCTCATAATTTTTGAAAATGACGATTTTGTACTCATCAATAAGCCTCCACTCATGGCTACACTCGATGAACGTACCGAAGATAGAAAAACAACAAGTATTATTGCTTTGCTCAGAAACTATGAGCCTACCTATCAGATTTGTCACCGATTAGACAAAGAAACCTCTGGAGTGCTTGCTATTGCCAAACATCCTGAAGCATACCGACATCTTGCGATGGCGTTTGAACGTAGAAAAGTTCAGAAAGTGTATCATGCTGTTTCTGAAGGTATTCATAATTTTGAAGCCCAAGAAGCTACTTTTCCCATTCTCAAACTCTCTAAAAAAGGAATGGTAACCATTGATTTTAAGGAAGGTATGAAATCACATACCACATTTCAAACACTCAGACACATAGGAAACTTCACACTCATTGAAGCCAAACCCCATACAGGACGTATGCACCAAATACGCATACACCTCAAGGCTCTCAAAGCACCTATTGTCGCTGACGAAATGTATGGAGGGCAGTTTGTTTTTCTTTCAGAATTCAAAAAGAAATTTAAAATCAATAAAGATGCAGACGAATTGCCCATCATACAGCGTGTGGCTTTACATGCTTTTGGGTTGGGGTTTGAAGGTATGAATGGTGAACAAATTTATCAGGAAGCCAGTTATCCTAAAGATTTTGCTGTTTTAGTGAAACTTTTAGAAAAATATGCTTAG
- a CDS encoding ABC transporter ATP-binding protein, which yields MSETIIFSMAGVSKIYPPSKQVLKNIYLSFFYGAKIGILGLNGSGKSTLMKIIAGIDKDYLGEVVFSGNYTTGYLSQEPEFDKTKTVRDIVEEGVAETVALLKEFEEINLAFGEPDADFDKLIARQGEVQERLDHMDAWTLDARLEKAMDALRCPPSDALIANLSGGEKRRVALCRLLLQQPDVLLLDEPTNHLDAESVHWLERHLQEYKGTVIAVTHDRYFLDNVAGWILELDRGEGIPWKGNYSSWLDQKQKRLAQEEKSETKRMKTLERELEWVRMAPKARQAKSKARLGAYEKMLSEEGKEKEAKLELYIPAGPRLGNKVIIADNISKAFGDKLLFENLSFSLPPAGIVGVVGPNGAGKTTLFKLITGKDTPDTGTFEVGETVKIAYVDQEHDNLDPEKTVFQTISEGNEWVQLGNMQMNARAYVGKFNFTGNDQEKKVGVLSGGERNRVHLAITLKEGGNLLLLDEPTNDLDVNTLRALEEALENFGGCAVVISHDRWFLDRICTHILAFEGDSQVYFFEGNYSDYEENRKKRLGNEAPKRIKYKKLM from the coding sequence ATGAGTGAAACTATTATTTTTTCAATGGCAGGGGTCAGTAAAATATACCCTCCCAGCAAACAAGTGTTAAAGAATATTTATTTATCGTTTTTTTATGGTGCGAAGATTGGGATTTTAGGTTTGAACGGTTCGGGAAAATCCACCTTAATGAAGATTATTGCAGGAATTGACAAAGATTACTTGGGAGAAGTAGTTTTTTCTGGAAATTACACAACTGGTTACCTTTCTCAAGAACCTGAATTTGACAAAACCAAAACTGTTCGTGATATTGTAGAAGAAGGTGTTGCTGAAACAGTTGCCCTCCTTAAAGAATTTGAAGAAATCAATCTTGCATTTGGCGAACCCGATGCAGATTTTGATAAACTGATTGCAAGACAAGGCGAAGTACAAGAACGCCTTGACCACATGGACGCTTGGACATTGGATGCTCGTTTGGAAAAAGCGATGGACGCTTTGCGTTGCCCCCCTTCCGATGCACTCATTGCCAACCTTTCTGGTGGTGAAAAACGCCGTGTAGCTCTTTGTCGTTTACTTTTACAACAACCTGATGTATTGCTTTTGGATGAACCTACCAACCACTTAGACGCTGAATCAGTACATTGGCTTGAAAGACACTTGCAAGAGTATAAAGGAACTGTCATTGCAGTTACCCACGACCGTTATTTCTTAGATAACGTAGCGGGCTGGATTTTAGAGCTTGATAGAGGCGAAGGTATTCCTTGGAAAGGAAATTACTCTTCTTGGTTAGACCAAAAACAAAAACGTTTGGCTCAGGAAGAGAAATCAGAAACCAAACGTATGAAAACTCTAGAAAGAGAATTGGAGTGGGTTCGTATGGCTCCCAAAGCTCGTCAAGCCAAATCAAAAGCTCGTTTAGGTGCTTACGAAAAAATGCTTTCTGAAGAAGGAAAAGAAAAAGAAGCAAAATTGGAGTTATACATCCCTGCTGGACCTCGTTTGGGTAATAAAGTAATCATTGCCGATAACATCAGTAAAGCATTTGGTGATAAACTTTTATTTGAAAATCTGAGTTTTTCGCTTCCTCCTGCGGGTATTGTGGGTGTGGTTGGACCAAACGGAGCAGGTAAAACAACTCTTTTCAAACTCATCACAGGTAAAGATACGCCCGACACTGGTACTTTTGAAGTAGGTGAAACTGTAAAAATAGCTTATGTTGATCAAGAGCATGACAATTTAGACCCTGAAAAAACTGTTTTCCAAACTATTTCGGAAGGAAATGAATGGGTACAATTGGGCAATATGCAAATGAACGCAAGAGCTTATGTTGGCAAATTCAATTTTACAGGAAACGACCAAGAAAAGAAAGTAGGTGTACTTTCAGGTGGTGAAAGAAACAGAGTTCATTTAGCTATTACACTCAAAGAAGGTGGAAACTTACTACTTTTGGATGAACCTACCAACGACTTGGATGTGAACACTTTAAGAGCCTTAGAAGAAGCTCTCGAGAACTTTGGTGGTTGTGCTGTGGTCATCTCCCACGACCGTTGGTTCTTAGATAGAATTTGTACACATATTTTAGCGTTTGAAGGTGATTCGCAAGTATACTTCTTTGAAGGAAACTATTCTGACTACGAAGAAAACCGCAAGAAAAGATTGGGTAATGAAGCTCCCAAACGTATCAAGTATAAAAAATTAATGTAA
- a CDS encoding PhnA protein → MSLIDTLKARSNNQCELCYAQDTLEVYDVPPNSTQSEDDSLYICKKCANQLHKKEELDGKHWTCLTESMWSEVPAIKVVAWRMLNKLQTETWAMEQLDMLYLDDETLTWAKAGYEEDNELTVHQDSNGNILQTGDSVVLIKSLDVKGSNVNAKMGAAVRNIRVVEDNPAYIEGKIDGQTIVILTKYVRKTN, encoded by the coding sequence ATGAGTTTAATAGATACCCTCAAAGCTCGTAGCAACAACCAATGTGAGCTTTGTTATGCACAAGATACTTTGGAAGTCTATGATGTACCTCCTAACAGCACCCAATCCGAAGATGATAGCCTGTATATTTGTAAAAAATGTGCAAACCAACTTCATAAAAAAGAAGAATTAGATGGCAAACATTGGACTTGCCTTACAGAAAGCATGTGGAGTGAGGTTCCTGCTATAAAAGTAGTGGCTTGGCGTATGCTCAACAAACTTCAAACTGAGACTTGGGCAATGGAACAACTTGATATGTTGTATTTAGATGATGAAACACTCACTTGGGCAAAAGCAGGCTATGAAGAAGATAACGAACTGACCGTTCACCAAGATAGCAACGGAAATATTTTACAAACAGGTGATAGCGTTGTGCTTATCAAGAGTTTGGATGTAAAAGGCTCTAATGTAAATGCTAAAATGGGTGCAGCCGTCAGAAATATTCGTGTAGTAGAAGATAATCCTGCTTATATAGAAGGTAAAATTGATGGACAAACCATCGTGATTCTTACCAAATACGTTCGTAAAACGAATTAA
- a CDS encoding phosphohydrolase gives MVRNAQKYAIKCHTETNHTYDNLPYEVHLRMVYGFGVHFEHLLPQDTKEYALAACWTHDTIEDCRQTYNDVKVACGEQIAELTYALTNLKGKNRKERAGDVYYEGIRSTPMARFVKLCDRLANVKYSLEKGDNRMWQTYKQENPHFKIQLYEENLQEMFDELEKLFQG, from the coding sequence ATCGTACGCAATGCTCAAAAATATGCAATAAAATGCCATACCGAAACCAATCATACTTACGATAATTTGCCCTATGAAGTACATTTGCGTATGGTATATGGTTTTGGCGTTCATTTTGAACATTTATTACCTCAGGATACTAAAGAATATGCTTTAGCAGCTTGCTGGACACACGATACCATTGAAGATTGCAGACAAACTTATAATGATGTGAAAGTTGCTTGTGGAGAGCAAATTGCTGAACTCACTTATGCTCTTACGAATCTCAAAGGAAAAAACAGAAAAGAAAGGGCAGGAGATGTTTATTATGAAGGTATTAGGAGTACACCTATGGCTCGTTTTGTGAAACTTTGTGATAGACTTGCCAATGTGAAATACAGTCTCGAAAAAGGAGATAACAGAATGTGGCAAACTTACAAACAAGAAAATCCTCATTTTAAAATTCAACTCTATGAAGAAAATCTTCAAGAAATGTTTGATGAGTTGGAAAAATTATTTCAAGGCTAA
- a CDS encoding 3-hydroxyacyl-CoA dehydrogenase, whose translation MIDYQIQDQIAIIAFNMMNAPMNVLNEESIKAFDEATSKAIEDPNVKGIIITSHKKEFVAGADLNMLLKNATLEQGYEMISHLHKVFRKYEACKKPVVAAINGTALGGGYEVCLACHYRVALNDPKIQIGLPEVLIGLFPGGGGTQRLPRMIGIEKSLPLLLEGRKLNPEKALKEGLVNELASSKEELIEKAKNWILANPRALQPWDELDKKGNVVGVQNYKVPGGNVQSPKGVQTFIAGTALLQGKTQGNYPAPQAIMECVYEGLQVSIEHGLAIEAKHFARISQTKEAKNMIRTLFFAMGEANKGAARPKDVPATDVKKVGILGAGMMGAGIAYVSAVAGLEVVLKDVSLESAEKGKDYSRNLLKKELEKGKYTQEQVETVLARIKATADAKDLEGSDLVIEAVFENRDLKAQVTQEAEAFLTEKAVFASNTSTLPITGLAEASKHPENFIGLHFFSPVDKMMLVEIIKGKQTSVYAIALSIDYVKKIKKTPIVVNDSRGFYTSRVFGTYTSESITMLSEGISPSLIEAAGKGAGMPVGGLDVSDAVALDLMYKIYLQTEKDMGIKITDTADGKVVKKFVEELGRVGKKDKKGFYEYPEDEPKRLWSGLAEHFPVAKEQPSLEEAKKRILYRQVLETIKCFEENVVTNVRDADVGSILAWGFPPYTGGALSFVDYIGIENFVKEADRLADTYGERFRPTARLREMAQKKQGFHG comes from the coding sequence ATGATTGACTACCAAATCCAAGACCAGATTGCTATTATTGCCTTTAATATGATGAATGCTCCTATGAACGTTCTCAACGAAGAATCTATCAAAGCTTTTGACGAAGCCACATCCAAAGCCATTGAAGACCCTAACGTAAAAGGCATTATCATTACTTCTCACAAAAAAGAGTTTGTGGCAGGAGCTGACCTCAATATGCTTCTCAAAAATGCTACTTTGGAGCAGGGTTATGAAATGATAAGCCACCTTCATAAAGTTTTCAGAAAATACGAAGCCTGCAAAAAGCCCGTAGTGGCTGCCATCAATGGTACAGCTTTGGGTGGTGGATATGAAGTTTGTTTGGCTTGCCATTATAGAGTTGCCTTAAACGACCCCAAAATACAAATCGGTTTGCCCGAAGTACTGATTGGTTTATTCCCTGGTGGTGGTGGTACACAACGCCTGCCTCGTATGATAGGCATCGAGAAATCGCTTCCATTACTTTTAGAAGGCAGAAAATTAAATCCTGAAAAAGCCTTGAAAGAAGGCTTGGTAAACGAATTGGCTTCTTCTAAAGAAGAGCTAATTGAAAAAGCAAAAAATTGGATTCTGGCAAATCCCAGAGCATTACAGCCTTGGGATGAGCTTGATAAAAAAGGAAATGTAGTGGGTGTACAAAATTATAAAGTCCCTGGTGGCAATGTACAATCTCCGAAAGGCGTTCAAACTTTCATTGCTGGAACTGCCCTTTTACAAGGCAAAACACAAGGCAATTATCCTGCTCCACAAGCTATTATGGAGTGTGTTTATGAGGGTTTGCAAGTTTCTATTGAGCATGGTTTAGCCATCGAAGCCAAACATTTTGCTCGTATCAGCCAAACCAAAGAAGCAAAAAACATGATTCGTACACTCTTTTTTGCTATGGGAGAGGCGAACAAAGGTGCAGCCCGCCCCAAAGATGTTCCTGCTACTGATGTAAAGAAGGTAGGTATTTTAGGAGCTGGTATGATGGGAGCTGGTATTGCTTACGTTTCGGCTGTGGCTGGTCTGGAAGTAGTTTTAAAAGATGTAAGCCTTGAATCTGCCGAAAAAGGAAAAGACTATTCAAGAAATTTGCTGAAAAAAGAGTTAGAAAAAGGAAAATATACCCAAGAACAAGTTGAAACTGTTTTAGCTCGTATCAAGGCTACTGCTGATGCCAAAGATTTAGAAGGCTCTGATTTGGTGATTGAAGCTGTTTTTGAGAACAGAGACCTCAAAGCTCAGGTAACACAAGAAGCTGAAGCATTTTTAACAGAAAAAGCTGTTTTTGCTTCCAATACTTCTACATTGCCTATTACAGGACTTGCAGAGGCATCCAAACACCCTGAAAACTTTATTGGCTTGCATTTCTTCTCGCCAGTAGATAAAATGATGCTTGTGGAAATTATTAAAGGCAAACAAACTTCTGTGTATGCCATTGCCCTCAGCATAGACTACGTGAAGAAAATCAAGAAAACCCCGATTGTAGTAAATGATAGCAGAGGTTTTTATACTTCTCGTGTGTTTGGAACATACACCTCCGAAAGTATTACCATGCTTTCAGAAGGCATCAGCCCCAGCCTTATTGAGGCAGCAGGCAAAGGAGCAGGAATGCCTGTAGGTGGCTTGGATGTTTCGGATGCTGTAGCCCTCGATTTGATGTATAAAATCTATCTCCAAACCGAAAAAGACATGGGTATCAAGATTACAGACACCGCTGATGGCAAGGTTGTGAAGAAATTTGTAGAAGAATTGGGTCGTGTGGGTAAAAAAGACAAAAAAGGCTTTTACGAATACCCTGAAGATGAACCCAAACGTCTTTGGAGTGGTCTTGCAGAGCATTTCCCTGTAGCCAAAGAACAGCCCAGTCTCGAAGAAGCCAAAAAACGTATTTTATACAGACAAGTACTTGAAACCATCAAATGTTTTGAGGAAAATGTGGTTACCAACGTTCGTGATGCAGATGTAGGTTCTATTTTGGCTTGGGGCTTCCCTCCTTATACAGGTGGTGCTTTGTCGTTTGTGGATTATATAGGCATTGAGAATTTTGTAAAAGAAGCTGATCGTCTGGCAGATACTTATGGCGAACGCTTCCGTCCTACTGCCCGCCTACGTGAAATGGCTCAAAAGAAACAAGGTTTTCATGGGTAA
- a CDS encoding ATP F0F1 synthase subunit gamma (produces ATP from ADP in the presence of a proton gradient across the membrane; the gamma chain is a regulatory subunit), with translation MPSLKETRNRIVSINSTQQITKAMKMVAAAKLRRAQEAITQMRPYAQSLNKILGNLSSNYAGEIESPYLQERPIEKVLLVVHTSDRGLCGGFNSNIQKYVILLLKNEYKAQYEKGNVHLLCIGKKAAEFFKKRNYTVIGEEFTNIFTRLSFDAVKEAGEFIMNLYAEKRYDKVALVYNEFRNVATQVLCQEQFLPLSSEKKIEIAKNSSTDYILEPSAEEIITELIPKSLKVKLYKAVLESNASEHGARMTAMDKATDNANEILKQLRLEYNRSRQASITKEILEIIGGAEALNN, from the coding sequence ATGCCTTCACTTAAAGAAACCCGTAATAGAATCGTATCTATCAACTCTACACAGCAAATCACCAAAGCAATGAAAATGGTGGCTGCTGCCAAATTGCGTAGAGCTCAAGAGGCTATTACTCAGATGCGTCCTTATGCTCAGTCATTAAATAAAATATTAGGCAATCTTTCTTCTAATTATGCTGGCGAAATAGAAAGTCCTTATTTACAAGAAAGACCAATAGAAAAAGTTTTGTTAGTGGTTCATACTTCTGATAGAGGTTTGTGTGGTGGATTTAATAGCAACATTCAGAAATATGTTATCCTACTTCTAAAAAATGAGTATAAAGCTCAATATGAAAAAGGAAATGTACATTTACTTTGCATAGGTAAAAAAGCTGCTGAATTCTTCAAAAAACGTAATTATACTGTTATAGGCGAAGAATTTACTAATATTTTTACTCGTTTAAGCTTTGATGCAGTTAAAGAAGCAGGGGAGTTTATCATGAACTTATATGCTGAAAAACGTTATGATAAAGTAGCACTTGTTTACAATGAATTCAGAAACGTAGCTACGCAGGTATTATGCCAAGAGCAATTTTTACCTTTATCTTCTGAAAAGAAGATAGAAATAGCTAAAAATAGTTCAACAGACTATATCTTAGAGCCTTCGGCAGAAGAAATTATTACAGAGTTGATTCCTAAATCGTTGAAAGTGAAGCTTTACAAAGCTGTTTTAGAATCTAATGCTTCTGAACATGGAGCAAGGATGACAGCTATGGACAAAGCAACTGACAACGCTAACGAAATCTTAAAACAATTGCGTTTGGAGTACAACCGTTCTCGTCAGGCATCTATTACCAAAGAAATCTTAGAGATTATTGGTGGTGCTGAAGCCTTGAATAATTAA
- a CDS encoding iron-regulated protein, with amino-acid sequence MKKSILFSFVLISILSVAFMSKPAYQLFDAKGKKTTYDALLAEAEKADIVFFGELHNNPICHWLQLQLAKDLASKNKEKLVFGAEMFEADNQLVLNEYQNGWIKEAHFTKEAKMWDNYKTDYKPLLDLSIKQRIPFVATNIPRRYASIVSREGLESLNKLDAEAKKYIAPLPIAFDVALPAYAEMVKMAQHGQMGGNAKPEYFAQAQAIKDATMAHFILKNWQKGKIFLHFNGSYHSDNFESIIWYLKKQNPNFKIVSIASVEQESIAELEKTNLEKGNFVLAIPSDMTKTY; translated from the coding sequence ATGAAAAAAAGTATTTTGTTCAGTTTTGTTCTTATTTCGATTCTATCTGTTGCATTTATGAGTAAGCCCGCTTATCAGCTATTCGATGCCAAAGGCAAAAAAACAACTTATGATGCCCTTCTGGCTGAAGCAGAAAAAGCTGATATTGTGTTTTTTGGAGAGTTGCATAACAACCCTATTTGCCATTGGTTACAACTCCAGTTAGCCAAAGACTTGGCTTCCAAAAACAAAGAAAAATTAGTTTTTGGTGCTGAAATGTTTGAAGCAGATAATCAGCTTGTACTCAACGAATACCAAAATGGCTGGATTAAAGAAGCACACTTCACCAAAGAAGCCAAAATGTGGGATAATTACAAAACTGACTACAAACCTCTTTTAGACTTGTCTATCAAACAAAGAATCCCTTTTGTAGCCACCAATATTCCTCGCAGATATGCCAGTATTGTATCTCGTGAGGGTTTAGAAAGTTTAAATAAACTGGATGCAGAGGCAAAAAAATATATTGCTCCTCTGCCTATTGCCTTTGATGTTGCTTTACCCGCTTATGCAGAAATGGTAAAAATGGCACAGCATGGACAAATGGGTGGCAATGCAAAACCAGAATATTTTGCTCAGGCTCAAGCTATTAAAGATGCTACCATGGCTCATTTCATTCTTAAAAACTGGCAAAAAGGCAAAATATTCTTGCATTTCAATGGTTCGTACCACTCCGATAACTTTGAGAGCATTATTTGGTATCTCAAGAAGCAGAATCCAAATTTCAAAATTGTAAGTATTGCAAGTGTTGAACAAGAATCTATCGCAGAATTAGAGAAAACTAATCTGGAAAAAGGTAATTTTGTGTTGGCAATCCCTTCGGATATGACGAAAACGTATTAA